One Dictyostelium discoideum AX4 chromosome 3 chromosome, whole genome shotgun sequence genomic region harbors:
- a CDS encoding CDK family protein kinase, producing MPSQSNNVITSSTASSSMSSSSNSSDASSTSSSNTNNAHSSNNQFVSGQLNLVGNTHTKINDNYEIISKIGEGISGSVFKAIKKGTEEMVALKNFKGWTEGDRASKEECSLLQQLRHIPYITPVIDIYTNFETSEYIIVFPYFEHDLSGLLSEHRLSIPQVKCYFKQLLEGINEIHNAGVMHRDIKAANLLVNNKGSLFIGDLGTATSYTKRSVFSSKVVTLWYRAPELLLGSTQYGPEIDMWSIGCVLIELVTSRNFLPGSSEQQQLEAICKLCGTPTDEIWPNVSQLQNFNQISHLPVYPSRLRTVFKNFSNDFIELLEGLLTLNPKKRLTAEQALQSPFFTNHPLPFKPENMPGYQPIHVLEAVQKRVQQQQELEQQKKQEEQKKQQEEQKKLEDQKKQEEQKKQEDLLKRQRLLKRQQELKKQQDEQRQQELIKKQQEQEQLRLKVEHEKQRQEQERLRLIQQEQERLKRQQQEHEQRLQREQQQQLNQLQQQKESPLNNSYGKINLKRSLDLVNDIRNYCTSETESEYESDEEDFYTEEEVEDYSSDEEDDYYNAQSNKSLYTPIKAMIQQHNNNQQHQQQYPYSQQQQEPISSNPFLQPPKKQRTASTGFNNNNGNNNNNNNLSTPLTIH from the exons ATGCCATCCCAAAGCAATAATGTTATTACATCTTCTACAGCCTCATCATCAATGAGTTCGTCATCCAATAGTTCTGAtgcatcatcaacatcatcgtCAAACACCAACAATGCACATTCCTCCAACAACCAATTTGTGAGTGgccaattaaatttagttgGAAATACTCAcacaaaaattaatgataattatgaaattatttcaaaaatagGTGAAGGTATTTCAgg atctGTATTTAAAGCAATTAAAAAAGGTACAGAAGAAATGGTTGcacttaaaaattttaaaggttgGACTGAAGGTGATAGAGCCTCAAAGGAAGAATGTTCattattacaacaattaAGACATATTCCATATATTACACCAGTCATCGATATCTATACAAATTTTGAAACCTCAGAGTATATCATTGTATTTCCATACTTTGAACATGATCTCTCTGGTCTTTTAAGTGAACATAGACTATCAATTCCACAAGTTAAATGTTATTTCAAACAATTATTAGAGGGtataaatgaaattcatAATGCTGGTGTTATGCACAGAGATATTAAag cTGCAAATTtacttgtaaataataaaggatcattatttattggtGATTTAGGTACAGCAACATCATATACAAAAAGATCAGTATTTTCAAGTAAAGTTGTAACATTATGGTACAGAGCACCAGAATTATTATTGGGATCAACTCAATATGGACCAGAAATTGATATGTGGTCAATTGGTtgtgttttaattgaattagtTACTTCACGTAACTTTTTACCAGGTAGTTCTGAACAACAACAGCTCGAGgcaatttgtaaattatgtGGTACACCAACTGATGAAATTTGGCCAAACGTTTCTCAATTACAAAACTTTAATCAAATTTCACATTTACCAGTTTATCCAAGTAGATTAAGAActgtttttaaaaa cttttcaaatgattttatagAATTATTAGAAGGTTTATTAACATTAAATCCAAAGAAAAGATTAACAGCTGAACAAGCATTACAATCACCATTTTTTACAAATCATCCATTACCATTTAAACCAGAGAATATGCCAGGTTATCAACCAATTCATGTTTTGGAAGCAGTTCAAAAGAgagttcaacaacaacaagaattGGAACAACAAAAGAAACAAGAGGAACAAAAGAAACAACAAGAGgaacaaaagaaattagaagATCAAAAGAAACAAGAGGAACAAAAGAAACAAGAAGATCTATTAAAGAGACAAAGATTGTTAAAGAGACAACAagaattaaagaaacaaCAAGATGAACAACGTCAACAagaattaatcaaaaaacaacaagaacaagaacaattaAGATTAAAAGTTGAACATGAAAAACAAAGacaagaacaagaaagaTTAAGATTAAttcaacaagaacaagaaagattaaaaagacaacaacaagaacatgAACAAAGATTACAAagagaacaacaacaacaattaaatcaactacaacaacaaaaagaatcacctttaaataatagttatggtaaaattaatttaaagagATCTTTAGATTTAGTTAATGATATTAGAAATTATTGTACAAGTGAAACTGAAAGTGAATATGAAAGTGATGAAGAGGACTTTTATACTGAAGAAGAAGTTGAAGATTATTCAagtgatgaagaagatgattattataatgctcaatcaaataaatcactTTATACTCCAATTAAAGCAATGATTCAacaacataataataatcaacaacatcaacaacaatatccatatagtcaacaacaacaagaaccaATTTCATCAAATCCATTTTTACAACCACCAAAGAAACAAAGAACTGCATCAACAGGtttcaataataacaatggtaataataataataacaataatttatcaactcCACTCACTATTCATTAA
- a CDS encoding protein kinase, TKL group: MSKVIGYIDYGDPDGNEEPSKQNGEYIDYSNENGYNAYHSVNGGYDKDNNNHHHHNQEEDYDYDNNTHVNYLTTKHSQFQLSRGRLYQGHQSSHIIYPHQSYKLSNSGESMNRSINQSKEEDHLENSLHDDEYLYGYEDHHDDQASSISQESSQGLDETDFDNIDKYFESNQHLLLQTLQNNNNNNSNSNSNSNSNSNNNNNNNNNNNNNNNNNNNTKNNITDENQLEIHLNDLSIDSDNSNNKINKQYVNSDNSNNNNSNNSNNNNIGSNINSNCNIENEKNSNNTDDNNNNNNIENVNKINIEDNNNNNNNNNNNNNNNNNNNNNNNNNNNNNNNKIEVISNKPIQLFSDYDPPILTTSTSTSQSKIKTQQPFLFFSSNYLNSSSTELDLSEQELNEFPIFDEKEIVQGYKIIDLSFNNIKSIPLDAFTNISNLEQLIMFNNNLSDVPSSIEFLKHLTILDLSHNNLHEICRELGNLSFLRELYLSNNSLKKFPTTGNLYNLKKLILDNNQITTIPIECVEPLIQLQTLDLSFNKIGTITSSTTTTTTTTTTNNNNNNGGGGSIYQKMKNLKQLNLSHNELQEIPSSLRHLSKLHSLSIDYNQISVLPDKVVASLSRLAKLTISNNKIKQLPFAINNLSSLIELNASNNVIELLPDSICYLSNLKKLNLNNNNLKELPSNIGFLTKLVDLQLYNNQISSLPISFLKCRSIREIGTDGNPLPSYYHLGIKAIRYHIKNPDCDLDDLNSISPTIDSSTIEQQQQPIQLFGGGNYIDSSNNNGNESFCNSGELSPLTDSLECIEMPPPMQISENLRKPLNVNSPSYPFQKLDPIPQSLYSSSNPRSHTESDIQKLKNNDETITTTNSSISTTSSPPSLLFGVSINGNGIISTTTTTTTTTTTTNGKTLSRQSSFQQIPQQFNLSTSTTNITKLPRIKYTWEIDFDEIQFFNLIGQGGFSKVYHGVWRSKDVAIKQIELQNNKSLDDFRREVGILSKLKPHENLLAYYGACKHANYCYIITEYLPRGSLHDLLHREQLMKLDFKQKVSFAICVALGCYHLSTYEPPIYHTDLKTKNLLVTNALKIKIADFGLASFAKKSLTTIINNNNNTNNTATSSTTTSSANGANSISNNNNNGTTSVDQSRLAYAFYAAPEILNSKHFSEKSDVFSFGTILWELVTNKIPFDGMDPYEVKELLKSGKRLEIPENCNEVLKNIIQDCWNQQSEDRPTFLSIYHRLENLMKSITKKRRF; encoded by the exons ATGAGTAAAGTTATTGGCTATATTGATTATGGTGACCCGGATGGAAATGAAGAACCGTCAAAACAAAATGGTGAATATATAGATTATTCCAATGAAAATGGCTATAATGCTTACCATTCTGTGAATGGTGGTTATGACAAAGataacaacaaccaccaccaccacaatcaAGAGGAagattatgattatgataataatacacACGTTAATTATCTAACAACAAAACATTCACAATTTCAATTAAGTAGAGGACGTTTATATCAGGGTCATCAAAGTTCTCATATAATTTATCCACATCAAAGTTATAAATTAAGTAATAG tggcGAAAGTATGAATAGATCAATTAACCAAAGTAAAGAAGAAGATCATTTAGAGAATAGTTTACatgatgatgaatatttATATGGATATGAAGATCATCATGATGATCAAGCTAGTAGTATATCACAAGAATCATCACAAGGTTTAGATGAAActgattttgataatatagataaatattttgaaagtAATCAACATTTATTGTTACAAACtcttcaaaataataataataataatagcaatagcaatagtaatagcaatagtaatagcaataataataataataataataataataataataataataataataataataacaatactaaaaataatataactgatgaaaatcaattagaaattcatttaaatgatttatcaattgatagtgataatagtaataataaaataaataaacaatatgtaaatagtgataatagtaataataataatagtaataatagtaataataataatattggaagtaatattaatagtaattgtaatatagaaaatgaaaaaaatagtaataatacagatgataataataataataataatatagaaaatgtaaataaaataaatatagaagataataataataataataataataataataataataataataataataataataataataataataataataataataataataataataataataaaattgaagtaatatcaaataaaccaattcaattattttcagATTATGATCCACCAATattaacaacatcaacatcaacatcacaaagtaaaataaaaacacaacaaccatttttattttttagttcaaattatttaaattcaagtAGTACAGAATTAGATTTATCAGAACAAGAATTGAATGAATTTCCAATATTCGATGAGAAAGAGATTGTTCAAGGTTACAAAATcattgatttatcatttaacaatattaaatcaataccaTTGGATGCATTTACAAATATATCAAATCTTGAACAATTGATTatgtttaataataatttaagtgATGTTCcatcatcaattgaatttttaaaacatttaaccattttagatttatcacataataatttacatgAAATTTGTAGAGAATTAGGTAATCTAAGTTTTTTACGtgaattatatttatcaaataattctttaaaaaagtttCCAACAACTGGTAATCTTTAtaatcttaaaaaattaattttagataataatcaaattacaACTATACCAATTGAATGTGTTGAACCATTAATACAATTACAAACTTtagatttatcatttaataaaattggtaCAATAacttcatcaacaacaacaacaacaacaacaacaacaacaaataataataataataatggtggtggtggtagtatttatcaaaaaatgaaaaatttaaaacaattaaatttatcacaTAATGAATTGCAAGAGataccatcatcattaagACATTTATCAAAGTTACAtagtttatcaattgattataATCAAATTAGTGTTTTACCAGATAAGGTTGTGGCGTCATTATCACGTTTAGCTAAATtgacaatttcaaataataaaattaaacaattaccatttgcaattaataatttatcatcattgattgaattaaatgCTTCAAATAATGTTATTGAACTTTTACCAGATTCAATTTGTTATCTAagtaatttaaagaaattaaatttaaataataataatttaaaagagtTACCAAGTAATATTGGTTTCTTAACTAAATTAGTAGATTTACAACTTTACAATAATCAaatatcatcattaccaattAGTTTCTTAAAATGTCGTTCAATTAGAGAGATTGGTACCGATGGTAATCCATTACCTTCATATTATCATCTTGGTATAAAAGCAATTCGTTATCATATTAAAAATCCTGATTGTGATTTAGATGAtcttaattcaatttcaccaacaattgattcatcaacaattgaacaacaacaacaaccaattcaattatttggAGGTGGTAATTATATTGatagtagtaataacaatggtAATGAATCATTTTGTAATAGTGGTGAATTATCACCATTAACTGATAGTTTAGAATGTATTGAAATGCCACCACCAATGCAAATATCTGAAAACCTTAGAAAACCATTAAATGTTAATTCACCATCTTATCCATTTCAAAAATTAGATCCAATTCCACAATCACTTTATTCTTCATCTAATCCAAGAAGTCATACTGAATCTgatattcaaaaattaaaaaataatgatgaaacaaTAACAACTACAAATTCAAGTATTTCTActacatcatcaccaccatcattattatttggagtATCAATTAATGGGAATGGAAttatatcaacaacaacaacaacaacaacaacaacaaccaccaccaatggTAAAACTTTAAGTAGACAATCATCATTTCAACAAATTCcacaacaatttaatttatcaacatcaacaacaaatattacaaaattaccaagaattaaatatacatgggaaattgattttgacgaaattcaattctttaatttaattggtcAAGGTGGGTTTAGTAAAGTTTATCATGGTGTTTGGAGAAGTAAAGATGTTGCAATCAAACAAATagaattacaaaataataaatcattggATGATTTTAGAAGGGAAGTTGGTATTTTAAGTAAATTGAAACCACATGAAAATCTATTAGCCTACTATGGCGCTTGTAAACATGCAAACTATTGTTACATCATCACAGAATATTTACCAAGAGGTTCACTACATGATCTATTACATCGTGaacaattgatgaaattagattttaaacaaaaagtTAGTTTTGCAATTTGTGTTGCATTGGGTTGTTATCATCTTTCAACCTATGAACCACCAATTTATCATACAGATTTGAAAACAAAGAATTTATTAGTTACAAAtgctttaaaaattaaaattgctGATTTTGGTTTAGCTTCTTTTGCAAAGAAAAgtttaacaacaataatcaataataataataatactaataatactGCTACTAGTTCCACTACTACTTCTTCCGCCAATGGCGCAAATAGTAtttccaacaacaacaacaatggtACAACTTCAGTCGATCAATCAAGATTAGCTTATGCTTTTTATGCTGCAccagaaattttaaattcaaaacatTTCTCTGAAAAATCAGATGTTTTCTCTTTTGGTACTATCTTATGGGAATTagttacaaataaaatacctTTTGATGGAATGGATCCATATGAagttaaagaattattaaaatctggCAAAAGATTGGAAATACCTGAAAATTGTAatgaagttttaaaaaatataattcaagATTGTTGGAATCAACAATCTGAAGATAGACCAACTTTTTTAAGTATTTATCATCGTTTggaaaatttaatgaaatcaattacaaaaaaaaggagattttaa
- a CDS encoding protein phosphatase 2C: protein MNKQGSSSALTASPEESDGSRFKVGKSEMTGKRPTMEDRMVAYGNFRNNPNSELYCIFDGHGGRAASDFAADNIYKIFAEFLDANNTPEESFTKAYKSINTQISPWPFIGTTAASVYICENKVYIANVGDSRVVLGKIIGSDSSGNSGGGGGGSAEGGGDEQQQLQQQQQQQPQPQQQQKKTTAERLTFDHRPVEESERLRITEAGGTVLNGRVNGMLAVSRALGDSFLTPYVIPDPHLSSFTISKDDKFLILACDGVWDLISDEEAVETIAGISDPNKAAETLRDLAYNSGSTDNISVCVVKLSDY from the exons ATGAATAAACAGGGTAGTAGCAGTGCACTAACTGCCTCACCAGAAGAGTCTGATGGCTCTAGATTTAAAGTTGGAAAGAGTGAAATGACTGGTAAAAGACCGACAATGGAGGATAGAATGGTAGCATATGgaaattttagaaataatccaaattcaGAATTATATTGCATTTTCGACGGACATGGAGGACGTGCTGCTTCAGATTTTGCAGCAGATAATATCTATAAAATATTTGCAGAGTTTTTAGATGCAAACAATACACCAGAAGAATCATTCACAAAAGCATATAAAAGTATCAATACACAGATTTCACCTTGGCCGTTCATTGGTACCACAGCAGCTTCTGTATATATATGtgaaaataaagtttatATAGCAAATGTAGGTGATTCAAGAGTAGTTTTAGGTAAAATTATAGGTTCCGATAGTAGTGGTAATAgcggtggtggtggaggAGGAAGTGCTGAAGGCGGAGGTGATGAACAACagcaactacaacaacaacaacaacaacaaccacaaccacaacaacaacaaaaaaaaactacaGCAGAAAGATTAACATTTGATCACAGACCTGTCGAAGAGTCTGAACGTTTACGAATTACAGAAGCAGGCGGTACAGTTTTAAATGGACGTGTCAATGGAATGTTGGCAGTATCAAGAGCTTTAGGTGACTCTTTCCTCACTCCTTATGTCATTCCAGATCCTCATCTATCTTCatttacaatttcaaaagatgataaatttttaattttagctTGCGATGGTGTTTGGGATTtg ATATCAGATGAAGAAGCAGTTGAAACTATTGCAGGAATTTCAGATCCAAATAAAGCTGCAGAAACATTAAGAGATTTGGCTTACAATTCTGGAAGTACTGATAATATCTCTGTGTGTG tGGTAAAATTAAGTGATTATTAA
- the alp gene encoding alkaline phosphatase: MEQAPNSSSIRESGIGGGGGGGGGGNDKDEMDGSTAIPMEPMTSSSGVSSGGGGKVVSHFLLEEDFDSKKRFTSTHKRIFYILTSLAILVTVVLLIVFLLPRGWEGPKKKTNIIMMIGDGMGPAALTMARVCFHTKGESTSQAHLHLDPYIVGTVKTYSSNSVVTDSAAAATAYASGVKTYNNAVGVDANGKPAGTIIEAAKKLGMKTGLVVTTRISDATPACYFAHSATRHDEAFIIDQLLDKEIDVILGGGKQFFSNKTLQDAVSSKYNYSYVESKQEMEQVEAGRILGLFADYNIPWEIDRLRDPTLLSTKPSLQEMTTKALNLISQNNENGFFLMVEGSKIDVAAHINDAPTQIWETDAFDQTFNLVREWAEKDGNTIVIVTADHETGGLTLANQMVIDGNPKYSWSPETLLTVNKSADLMAELIKGGADPTKLIFDNTGYTLTSDDLKEINRTKSAYYLNQVIGRIVSNYADIGFTTGGHTGEDVNLYTFGDTISEGKFETRLKDHQTEIVDNYIDPILRGNINNIDIASFIIKTLNLDIQSITESLKDFIPKP, encoded by the coding sequence ATGGAACAAGcaccaaattcatcatcaatcCGTGAATCGGGTATTggcggtggtggtggtggtggtggtggtggtaatgataAAGATGAAATGGATGGATCCACTGCAATTCCAATGGAGCCAATGACATCATCATCAGGTGtaagtagtggtggtggtggtaaagtTGTATCCCACTTTTTATTAGAAGAAGATTTTGATAGCAAGAAAAGATTCACAAGTACACATAAGAGAATTTTTTACATATTGACATCATTGGCAATACTAGTGACTGTTGTGTTATTGATTGTGTTTTTATTACCAAGAGGATGGGAAGGCCCAAAGAAAAAGACAAATATAATTATGATGATTGGTGATGGTATGGGACCAGCAGCGTTGACCATGGCAAGAGTATGTTTTCATACAAAAGGTGAGAGTACAAGTCAGGCACATTTACATTTAGACCCATATATAGTGGGCACAGTGAAGACATACTCAAGCAACAGTGTGGTTACCGACAGTGCCGCAGCGGCAACGGCCTATGCAAGTGGTGTCAAGACGTATAATAATGCAGTGGGTGTCGATGCAAATGGCAAGCCAGCAGGCACAATCATTGAGGCAGCTAAAAAGTTGGGTATGAAGACAGGATTGGTCGTCACAACTCGTATCTCTGATGCGACACCAGCATGCTATTTCGCACACAGCGCAACGCGTCATGACGAGGCATTCATTATCGATCAATTGTTGGACAAGGAGATCGATGTGATATTGGGTGGTGGTAAACAATTCTTTAGCAATAAAACACTTCAAGATGCTGTATCAAGCAAATACAACTACTCGTATGTTGAGAGTAAACAAGAGATGGAACAAGTTGAAGCAGGTAGAATTTTAGGACTCTTTGCAGATTACAACATACCTTGGGAAATCGATCGTTTAAGAGATCCAACATTACTTTCAACCAAACCATCCCTACAGGAGATGACCACCAAAGCATTGAATTTAATCTCACAAAACAATGAAAATGGTTTCTTTTTAATGGTGGAAGGCTCAAAGATTGATGTGGCAGCTCATATCAATGACGCACCCACTCAGATTTGGGAGACTGATGCATTTGATCAAACTTTTAATCTAGTTAGAGAATGGGCAGAGAAGGATGGTAATACCATTGTAATTGTGACAGCAGATCATGAAACTGGTGGTCTTACATTAGCAAATCAAATGGTTATCGATGGTAATCCAAAATATTCATGGTCACCAGAGACATTATTGACAGTGAATAAATCTGCTGATCTCATGGCAGAACTTATCAAAGGTGGTGCTGATCCAACGAAATTGATTTTCGATAATACAGGTTACACATTAACATCAgatgatttaaaagaaatcaatagAACCAAGTCTGCCTATTATCTCAATCAAGTGATTGGTCGTATCGTTTCAAACTATGCTGATATTGGTTTCACCACTGGTGGTCATACTGGTGAGGATGTCAATCTCTACACCTTTGGTGATACAATCTCTGAAGGTAAATTTGAAACTCGTCTAAAAGATCATCAAACTGAAATAGTTGATAATTATATTGATCCAATCTTAAGaggtaatataaataatatagataTTGCTtcatttatcattaaaactttaaatttagatattcaatcaattacagaatcattaaaagattttattcctaaaccataa